CATTGCCGCCCGTGATGCTCGCCAGGATTCCGTCCATGCCAGGTATATTGACGTCGAGATCGCTAGCCAGTTGGCTAACGGCGTTGGCGTATAGCTGTTTGGCGTCCGCTCCGGCGGAATTCGTCGCTTCTTGAATTGCTGCGCCGAGCCGCTCAGGTGGCAAGGCGCTATCCGTGCCCGCACCGAAAACCTCCGGGCTGACGTCGACGTTTTGAACCTCGCCGACGCCATTCATGGTCACGGTGACATGCCCGCAGGAGGAACTCGCGGTGACACGTTCTGATTTCATGCGATCGTTGAGCTGACGCATGTGATCAGGGATGTCTTGCAGCTTGCCGATCATCGAGGCAATGTTGCCGAGGTTACCAAGTCCTTTGAACATAAAAATCGTCTTTCAATGAGTAAGGTGTTTAAGATCGGGGGGTATCAATGCGAACAATTTCCGCGCCGAGAAGATCGATGCAAGCTCGCACCATTGGGTTGGCTTCAATCTCCCGCATCCGTTGCATGCGATTTTGCGTCTTGGGCTTCGCCACCGCCTGCTGCATCGGTGGTGCTTTCGTCCCGGTTACCAACGTGACCGTGAGCTGACGGCCAGTCACGCGGGCAATCGTGCGAACAATCTCCTCTTTGTTCTGGGGCGAGCCACAACGACTCATCGCTAGTCCGGACGTTTCTGGGAAAGTCAGCTCGACGGTTCCGGGTTGCGGCACGCCGAACTTTTCCGCGGCTTTGACCAGCGTCGCGGTCATGGGATCCATCTCGTCGAGTATCTGTTTCCAAGACGAGTGTAGTTCGGCATCGCTAAGGGGCGCAGAAGTTATCGAGTCAACCGCAGGTGGATGGTCTGCTGGCGGTGGTGTACTCGCAGGGGGCGGCGCCGTCCCAAGCGTCTGGGTTGCCGCCGGTGTCTGCGCTGCGGCCGGTGTCTGGGTTGCCGCTGGCGTTGCCGCCGGCGCTGGCGTTGCCGCTGGGGGGGCGGTCCCAGGCGGGATCGCAGTGGGTGGCGTCGAAGCGGGGGTGAGGTGGCCCGTCGCGATTGCAGCCCCGACCGAGGAGGGCTGCGTTTTATTTATCGCGTTTTTTTTTTCGCTATGATCCGACGCCAGTCCTTGGGCTGCGGCCGTCAGGTCGACGATCGCTTGCAGGTCCGGCAAATGACAGATCTGGATTAATGTTGATTCCAAGAGCACGCGGGCGTGAACGCTGTGGCGGATCCGCACCAGGGTTTCGTCAACCAACCCCACGATGGCAAGTACCGTTTGGAGTCCCCATTGCTGGCCCAGTTCTACCAGCGAATCGTGCATCGAGCCGGCCGCGTACCGCAACATCGAGGCGTCGCAGCCTACGCTCGCGGTCATCAAATCTCGGAAGTAACCGAGCATCTGTTCTGTTAATCGCCCGGCA
This genomic window from Allorhodopirellula heiligendammensis contains:
- a CDS encoding YbaB/EbfC family nucleoid-associated protein gives rise to the protein MFKGLGNLGNIASMIGKLQDIPDHMRQLNDRMKSERVTASSSCGHVTVTMNGVGEVQNVDVSPEVFGAGTDSALPPERLGAAIQEATNSAGADAKQLYANAVSQLASDLDVNIPGMDGILASITGGNG
- the dnaX gene encoding DNA polymerase III subunit gamma/tau — its product is MGTSANEQDSGNDSYVVVARRYRPRDFDQLVGQDHVAKALQGAIETSRVGHAYLFTGARGVGKTSTARIFAKALNHPGGPTSHPDSESDVAQAIDSGEDVDVIEIDGASNRGIDEIRSLRANVGVRPSRSRYKIYIIDEVHMLTGAAFNALLKTLEEPPEHVKFIFCTTDPEKIPITVLSRCQRFDFAPVESSKIVGRLREIVEAENSTAEDEALELLARRAAGSMRDSQSLLEQVLSFSDGHLTADQVHAMLGTADDQRLHRLAQAMQARDAASALIQVDEAVAAGVDAGRLTEQMLGYFRDLMTASVGCDASMLRYAAGSMHDSLVELGQQWGLQTVLAIVGLVDETLVRIRHSVHARVLLESTLIQICHLPDLQAIVDLTAAAQGLASDHSEKKNAINKTQPSSVGAAIATGHLTPASTPPTAIPPGTAPPAATPAPAATPAATQTPAAAQTPAATQTLGTAPPPASTPPPADHPPAVDSITSAPLSDAELHSSWKQILDEMDPMTATLVKAAEKFGVPQPGTVELTFPETSGLAMSRCGSPQNKEEIVRTIARVTGRQLTVTLVTGTKAPPMQQAVAKPKTQNRMQRMREIEANPMVRACIDLLGAEIVRIDTPRS